In a single window of the Ruminococcus albus 7 = DSM 20455 genome:
- a CDS encoding ABC transporter ATP-binding protein gives MNEYENAIELRGVSKTYKDFGLENVSFKVPKGCIMGFIGQNGAGKTTTIRSMLNITKINSGEISLLGLDHVQNEAEIKKRIAVVFDDLPFHDMFTVKDIAKIFEGLYPEWDNNVYLYYLDLFQLPYKKKIGKFSKGMKMKLQIACALSHNAELLIMDEATAGLDPVVRDEILHIFMEYLQDGERSILMSSHITSDLEKIADMVTFIDKGRILLTGYKDELIERHGIIKCGYDKLTKIDPDDIVSIRTNNFGAEVMVNNKEQALSKYSDCIIDPANIDDIMLFYVHRYDEEWLR, from the coding sequence ATGAATGAATATGAAAACGCCATAGAGTTACGCGGCGTAAGCAAGACTTATAAGGACTTTGGTCTGGAAAATGTCAGCTTTAAAGTTCCCAAAGGCTGCATCATGGGCTTTATAGGACAGAACGGAGCAGGCAAGACCACTACTATACGCAGTATGCTGAATATCACTAAGATAAACAGCGGAGAGATAAGTCTGCTGGGGCTTGACCATGTACAGAACGAAGCAGAGATCAAAAAGCGTATCGCTGTTGTATTTGACGATCTGCCATTTCATGATATGTTTACAGTAAAGGATATAGCAAAGATATTTGAGGGTCTGTATCCTGAATGGGACAATAATGTATATCTGTATTATTTAGATCTTTTTCAACTGCCTTACAAGAAGAAGATAGGAAAGTTTTCCAAGGGTATGAAAATGAAACTGCAGATAGCCTGTGCGCTGTCACATAATGCGGAGCTGCTTATAATGGACGAGGCAACAGCAGGTCTTGACCCTGTAGTTCGTGATGAGATACTTCACATTTTTATGGAATATCTTCAGGACGGTGAGCGTTCTATCCTTATGTCATCGCATATCACTTCTGATCTTGAAAAGATAGCTGATATGGTCACATTCATAGATAAGGGCAGGATACTGCTAACAGGCTACAAGGATGAACTGATCGAGCGACATGGTATCATAAAGTGCGGCTACGATAAACTGACAAAGATAGATCCTGATGATATCGTCAGCATCCGTACCAATAACTTTGGCGCGGAGGTAATGGTGAATAATAAAGAGCAGGCTCTCAGCAAGTACAGTGACTGCATTATAGATCCTGCTAACATTGATGATATAATGCTGTTCTATGTTCATCGTTATGATGAGGAGTGGTTAAGATGA